One Benincasa hispida cultivar B227 chromosome 5, ASM972705v1, whole genome shotgun sequence genomic window carries:
- the LOC120077934 gene encoding transcription factor PAR1-like — protein sequence MDKSQIQTLKPTTTSRQKTLILNALHKSSHLRRRSRRRVPTTRIAEKIHRNDAVYASEEADEKEAVERKIRALQSIVPGGESLGVDKLFEQTAEYIMNLQHQVKAMRALSSFFESLEKEKSECGG from the coding sequence ATGGacaaatctcaaattcaaaCTCTCAAACCAACAACTACGTCTCGCCAAAAAACCCTAATCCTCAACGCATTGCACAAATCCTCTCACCTTCGCCGTCGGAGCCGGAGAAGAGTACCGACCACCCGCATTGCCGAGAAGATTCACCGAAACGACGCTGTTTACGCCTCCGAAGAAGCCGATGAGAAGGAAGCCGTCGAACGCAAGATTCGTGCCTTGCAGAGCATCGTTCCGGGAGGGGAATCGCTTGGAGTCGACAAGCTGTTTGAACAGACGGCGGAGTATATAATGAATTTGCAGCATCAAGTGAAGGCCATGAGAGCACTCTCGAGCTTTTTCGAGAGCTTGGAGAAGGAGAAATCCGAGTGCGGAGGTTGA
- the LOC120077933 gene encoding mitogen-activated protein kinase 20 isoform X1, with the protein MQTDHRKKNSAELDFFSEYGDANRFKVREVIGKGSYGVVCSAVDTLTNEKVAIKKIHDIFEHVSDAARILREIKLLRLLRHPDIVEIKHIMLPPSRRGFKDIFVVFELMESDLHQVIKANDDLTKEHYQFFLYQLLRALKYIHTANVYHRDLKPKNILANANCKLKICDFGLARVAFSDTPTTIFWTDYVATRWYRAPELCGSFFSKYTPAIDIWSIGCIFAEVLTGKPLFPGKNIVHQLDLMTDLLGTPSLDTISRVRNEKARRYLTSMRKKQPIPFSQKFPNADPLALQLLQRLLAFDPKDRPTAEEALTDPYFKGLAKVEREPSCQPISKVEFEFERRKVTKDDIRELIFLEILEYHPQLLKDYLNGTERSNFLYPSVLDQFKKQFAHLEDNGGKSGPVYPLERKHASLPRSSVQSNTIPPKATSNIVPFNDRYAPTGSFSSQHYRDPAAQRISAAQAKPGRISGPVMPYDSGSIVKDAYDPRMLIRSALPSHAIHPTYYYQQSCGQNERSATGAEQDTSMQCKQSPPCGMAAKIAGDTAATGAFSNPFFMARVGMPKMGNNDRAARLQVSAQYDAGAVATATTTAHRNTGTVEYGMTRMC; encoded by the exons ATGCAGACTGATCATCGTAAGAAG AATTCTGCAGAATTGGACTTTTTCTCTGAATACGGTGATGCCAATAGATTCAAAGTCCGGGAAGTTATTGGAAAGGGGAGTTATGGTGTGGTTTGTTCAGCTGTTGACACTCTCACTAATGAAAAAGTGGCAATAAAGAAGATACATGATATTTTTGAACATGTATCTGATGCTGCCCGGATTCTTCGTGAGATAAAGTTGCTCAGGCTTCTACGTCATCCCGATATTGTGGAAATTAAACACATTATGTTACCACCTTCTCGTAGGGGGTTCAAAGATATTTTTGTTGTGTTTGAGTTGATGGAATCAGATTTGCATCAAGTCATCAAGGCCAATGATGATTTAACAAAAGAGCACTATCAATTTTTCCTCTACCAGTTACTTCGTGCACTGAAATATATTCACACAG CAAATGTCTACCATCGGGATTTAAAACCAAAGAATATATTGGCAAATGCCAATTGCAAACTCAAAATCTGTGATTTTGGATTGGCTAGAGTTGCTTTCAGCGACACCCCAACAACAATATTTTGGACG GACTATGTTGCTACTAGATGGTATAGGGCTCCAGAGCTATGTGGTTCTTTCTTCTCTAAG TATACTCCTGCCATTGACATTTGGAGTATTGGCTGCATATTTGCTGAAGTACTGACCGGAAAACCACTATTTCCCGGTAAAAATATTGTTCATCAGCTTGATTTGATGACAGATCTCCTTGGAACGCCTTCCTTAGATACCATTTCTCGG GTAAGAAATGAAAAGGCCAGGAGGTACTTAACTAGTATGAGGAAGAAGCAGCCCATACCCTTTTCACAGAAGTTCCCTAATGCTGATCCTTTAGCCCTGCAATTACTACAACGATTGCTTGCCTTTGATCCAAAGGATCGACCTACTGCTGAAGAG GCATTGACAGATCCTTACTTTAAGGGGCTGGCAAAAGTTGAGAGGGAACCTTCTTGCCAGCCAATCTCAAAGGTGGAGTTTGAATTTGAGAGGAGAAAGGTCACAAAGGATGACATTCGTGAGCTGATATTCCTCGAGATACTCGAATACCATCCTCAACTGCTGAAAGACTACTTAAATGGAACTGAGAGATCGAATTTTCTTTATCCAAG TGTACTAGATCAGTTCAAAAAGCAATTTGCTCATCTTGAAGATAATGGAGGGAAAAGTGGACCAGTTTATCCTCTAGAGAGAAAACATGCATCTCTTCCTAG GTCTTCAGTACAGTCAAATACCATTCCTCCTAAAGCAACATCAAATATTGTTCCCTTTAACGACCGATATGCGCCAACAGGTTCGTTCAGCAGTCAGCATTACAGAGATCCAGCAGCACAGAGGATTTCTGCTGCTCAAG CCAAGCCTGGAAGAATTTCAGGCCCAGTCATGCCATATGACAGTGGAAGTATCGTTAAAGATGCCTACGACCCAAGAATGTTAATTAGAAGTGCCCTTCCTTCTCATGCTATCCATCCAACATATTATTACCAGCAATCTTGCGGCCAAAATGAAAGATCAGCAACGGGGGCTGAGCAAGACACGTCCATGCAATGTAAACAATCCCCTCCATGTGGAATGGCTGCCAAAATAGCAGGAGATACAGCTGCTACTGGTGCTTTCTCAAATCCTTTCTTTATGGCGCGTGTAGGCATGCCCAAGATGGGAAACAATGACCGTGCTGCACGTTTGCAGGTAAGCGCTCAATATGATGCTGGAGCTGTTGCTACTGCAACTACCACCGCCCATCGAAACACTGGCACGGTCGAGTATGGCATGACAAGAATGTGTTAG
- the LOC120077933 gene encoding mitogen-activated protein kinase 20 isoform X2: MQTDHRKKNSAELDFFSEYGDANRFKVREVIGKGSYGVVCSAVDTLTNEKVAIKKIHDIFEHVSDAARILREIKLLRLLRHPDIVEIKHIMLPPSRRGFKDIFVVFELMESDLHQVIKANDDLTKEHYQFFLYQLLRALKYIHTANVYHRDLKPKNILANANCKLKICDFGLARVAFSDTPTTIFWTDYVATRWYRAPELCGSFFSKYTPAIDIWSIGCIFAEVLTGKPLFPGKNIVHQLDLMTDLLGTPSLDTISRVRNEKARRYLTSMRKKQPIPFSQKFPNADPLALQLLQRLLAFDPKDRPTAEEALTDPYFKGLAKVEREPSCQPISKVEFEFERRKVTKDDIRELIFLEILEYHPQLLKDYLNGTERSNFLYPSVLDQFKKQFAHLEDNGGKSGPVYPLERKHASLPRSSVQSNTIPPKATSNIVPFNDRYAPTGSFSSQHYRDPAAQRISAAQAKPGRISGPVMPYDSGSIVKDAYDPRMLIRSALPSHAIHPTYYYQQSCGQNERSATGAEQDTSMQCKQSPPCGMAAKIAGDTAATGKRSI, translated from the exons ATGCAGACTGATCATCGTAAGAAG AATTCTGCAGAATTGGACTTTTTCTCTGAATACGGTGATGCCAATAGATTCAAAGTCCGGGAAGTTATTGGAAAGGGGAGTTATGGTGTGGTTTGTTCAGCTGTTGACACTCTCACTAATGAAAAAGTGGCAATAAAGAAGATACATGATATTTTTGAACATGTATCTGATGCTGCCCGGATTCTTCGTGAGATAAAGTTGCTCAGGCTTCTACGTCATCCCGATATTGTGGAAATTAAACACATTATGTTACCACCTTCTCGTAGGGGGTTCAAAGATATTTTTGTTGTGTTTGAGTTGATGGAATCAGATTTGCATCAAGTCATCAAGGCCAATGATGATTTAACAAAAGAGCACTATCAATTTTTCCTCTACCAGTTACTTCGTGCACTGAAATATATTCACACAG CAAATGTCTACCATCGGGATTTAAAACCAAAGAATATATTGGCAAATGCCAATTGCAAACTCAAAATCTGTGATTTTGGATTGGCTAGAGTTGCTTTCAGCGACACCCCAACAACAATATTTTGGACG GACTATGTTGCTACTAGATGGTATAGGGCTCCAGAGCTATGTGGTTCTTTCTTCTCTAAG TATACTCCTGCCATTGACATTTGGAGTATTGGCTGCATATTTGCTGAAGTACTGACCGGAAAACCACTATTTCCCGGTAAAAATATTGTTCATCAGCTTGATTTGATGACAGATCTCCTTGGAACGCCTTCCTTAGATACCATTTCTCGG GTAAGAAATGAAAAGGCCAGGAGGTACTTAACTAGTATGAGGAAGAAGCAGCCCATACCCTTTTCACAGAAGTTCCCTAATGCTGATCCTTTAGCCCTGCAATTACTACAACGATTGCTTGCCTTTGATCCAAAGGATCGACCTACTGCTGAAGAG GCATTGACAGATCCTTACTTTAAGGGGCTGGCAAAAGTTGAGAGGGAACCTTCTTGCCAGCCAATCTCAAAGGTGGAGTTTGAATTTGAGAGGAGAAAGGTCACAAAGGATGACATTCGTGAGCTGATATTCCTCGAGATACTCGAATACCATCCTCAACTGCTGAAAGACTACTTAAATGGAACTGAGAGATCGAATTTTCTTTATCCAAG TGTACTAGATCAGTTCAAAAAGCAATTTGCTCATCTTGAAGATAATGGAGGGAAAAGTGGACCAGTTTATCCTCTAGAGAGAAAACATGCATCTCTTCCTAG GTCTTCAGTACAGTCAAATACCATTCCTCCTAAAGCAACATCAAATATTGTTCCCTTTAACGACCGATATGCGCCAACAGGTTCGTTCAGCAGTCAGCATTACAGAGATCCAGCAGCACAGAGGATTTCTGCTGCTCAAG CCAAGCCTGGAAGAATTTCAGGCCCAGTCATGCCATATGACAGTGGAAGTATCGTTAAAGATGCCTACGACCCAAGAATGTTAATTAGAAGTGCCCTTCCTTCTCATGCTATCCATCCAACATATTATTACCAGCAATCTTGCGGCCAAAATGAAAGATCAGCAACGGGGGCTGAGCAAGACACGTCCATGCAATGTAAACAATCCCCTCCATGTGGAATGGCTGCCAAAATAGCAGGAGATACAGCTGCTACTG GTAAGCGCTCAATATGA
- the LOC120077690 gene encoding protein MEI2-like 5 produces the protein MEQQSKDSLSGPPKNLLVTVPRKVGSSAWGIPRRSDSFHTSSDVSLFSSSLPVLPHEKLDFDSEPCQSDGADLSNELDPKTDIKDPLGEVEIDAIGNLLPDDDELFSGLMDDFDLSGLPSQLEDLEDYDLFGSGGGMELDFDPQENPSMGMSKLNLSDNVTGSMVSHYALPNGVGTVAGEHPYGEHPSRTLFVRNINSNVEDAELRALFEQYGDIRTLYTACKHRGFVMISYYDIRAARTAMRALQNKPLRRRKLDIHFSIPKDNPSEKDINQGTLVVFNLDASVSNDDLRRIFGAYGEVKEIRETPHKRHHKFIEFYDVRAAEAALRALNRSDIAGKRIKLEPSRPGGARRNLMQQLSQELEQDDARTFRHQVVSPVTNSPPGNWSHIGSPVEHNSFSKSPGLGSLSPINSSHLSGLASILPPNLSNSPRIAPIGKDQGRASHANQVLTNSTLMQGTPYHHHQSFPDNKFSSNGGSSSSVADLNSNSSSIGTLSGPQFLWGSPTPYAERSNSSAWPTQSAGQPFTSNGQGQGFPYVRHHGSLLGSHHHHVGSAPSGVPLDRPFGYFPESPETSFMSPGALGSTSLSRHNGNFMNLSTRAAMTGGLGLPTNMVENGSPNFRMMSLPRQGPIYYGNGSFPGSGVVSTDGLLERGRSRRVENVGNQIESKKQYQLDLEKIVSGEDTRTTLMIKNIPNKYTSKMLLAAIDENHRGAYDFLYLPIDFKNKCNVGYAFINMVSPSQIIPFYEAFNGKKWEKFNSEKVASLAYARIQGKTALVTHFQNSSLMNEDKRCRPILFRSEGQEIGDQDILLSSNLNICIRQPDGSYSGDSLDSPKGHPDEKPET, from the exons ATGGAGCAACAATCTAAAGATTCTCTATCAG GCCCACCTAAAAACTTATTAGTTACTGTTCCCCGAAAAGTGGGAAGTAGTGCATGGGGAATTCCTCGCAGATCTGACTCTTTTCACACTTCATCTGATGTTAGCTTGTTTTCCAGTTCGTTGCCAGTCCTACCACATGAGAAAT TGGATTTTGATTCTGAGCCTTGTCAATCTGATGGTGCTGACTTATCCAATGAACTTGACCCCAAAACTGACATCAAGGATCCTCTTGGAGAGGTAGAAATAGATGCAATAGGCAACCTGCTTCCTGATGATGATGAGCTTTTCAGTGGTTTAATGGATGATTTTGACTTAAGTGGATTGCCCAGTCAATTAGAGGATTTGGAAGACTATGacctatttggcagtggagGGGGAATGGAACTAGATTTTGATCCTCAAGAAAACCCGAGTATGGGTATGTCAAAATTGAACCTGTCTGACAATGTTACTGGAAGCATGGTTAGTCATTATGCTCTGCCAAATGGTGTGGGAACGGTGGCTGGAGAGCATCCGTATGGGGAACATCCATCAAGGACATTGTTTGTAAGGAATATCAATAGTAATGTCGAGGATGCTGAGCTAAGAGCCCTCTTTGAG CAATATGGAGATATAAGAACTTTATATACTGCATGCAAGCATAGAGGTTTTGTGATGATATCTTACTATGACATTCGAGCGGCTCGCACAGCAATGCGTGCGCTGCAAAACAAGCCTTTGAGACGACGGAAACTTGACATTCACTTTTCAATACCAAAG GAtaatccttcagaaaaggataTTAACCAGGGAACTCTTGTTGTATTCAATCTGGATGCCTCAGTTTCAAATGATGACCTTCGTCGAATATTTGGGGCTTACGGAGAAGTAAAGGAG ATCAGGGAGACACCACACAAGCGGCATCATAAGTTCATAGAATTTTATGACGTTCGAGCAGCAGAGGCTGCTCTAAGGGCATTAAATAGGAGTGATATAGCAGGCAAGCGAATAAAGCTTGAACCAAGCCGTCCTGGAGGGGCACGTAGGAA TTTAATGCAGCAACTAAGTCAAGAGCTGGAGCAAGATGACGCACGAACTTTTCGTCATCAGGTTGTTTCGCCAGTGACCAATTCACCTCCAG GTAACTGGTCACATATTGGCAGTCCTGTGGAACATAATTCTTTTAGCAAGTCCCCTGGTTTGGGAAGCCTGAGCCCCATAAACAGCAGTCATTTGTCTGGCTTGGCTTCAATTCTTCCTCCCAATCTGTCAAACTCTCCAAGAATAGCACCAATTGGAAAGGACCAAGGAAGGGCCAGTCATGCCAACCAAGTGCTTACCAATTCCACATTGATGCAAGGAACACCCTACCATCATCATCAATCCTTTCCTGACAACAAATTTAGCTCAAATGGTGGATCTTCATCTTCTGTTGCTGACTTGAATTCCAATTCATCCAGTATTGGGACATTATCTGGTCCTCAGTTCCTATGGGGAAGCCCAACCCCCTATGCTGAACGTTCCAATTCTTCAGCTTGGCCGACACAATCTGCGGGACAGCCATTTACTTCTAATGGGCAAGGACAAGGTTTTCCATATGTTAGACACCATGGTTCTTTGCTTGGTTCTCATCACCATCACGTGGGATCTGCTCCATCTGGTGTTCCTCTTGATAGGCCTTTTGGTTATTTCCCAGAGTCACCAGAAACATCCTTCATGAGTCCAGGTGCACTAGGGAGCACAAGTTTAAGTCGCCACAATGGTAATTTTATGAACTTGAGTACACGAGCAGCTATGACTGGTGGCCTTGGTCTTCCCACGAATATGGTTGAAAATGGCTCTCCCAACTTTAGAATGATGTCTTTGCCCAGGCAAGGCCCTATTTACTATGGTAATGGCTCTTTTCCTGGGTCTGGTGTTGTGAGCACTGATGGATTGCTGGAACGTGGTCGTAGTAGGCGAGTTGAGAATGTCGGGAACCAAATTGAGAGCAAGAAGCAGTATCAACttgatttagaaaaaattgtTAGTGGGGAAGATACTAGGACCACACTAATGATAAAAAACATCCCCAATAA GTACACGTCAAAGATGCTTTTGGCTGCTATTGATGAAAATCACCGCGGTGCTTATGATTTTCTATACTTGCCCATTGATTTCAAG aATAAGTGCAATGTCGGTTATGCCTTCATCAATATGGTGTCACCCTCACAAATCATTCCCTTCTATGAG GCATTCAATGGTAAGAAGTGGGAAAAGTTCAATAGTGAGAAGGTTGCTTCACTAGCTTATGCTCGAATTCAGGGCAAGACTGCTCTAGTGACACACTTTCAGAACTCGAGCCTAATGAATGAGGACAAGCGATGTCGGCCCATTCTCTTTCGATCTGAAGGCCAAGAGATTGGTGATCAG GATATTCTCCTCTCCAGCAACTTGAACATATGCATTCGTCAACCAGATGGATCATACTCAGGGGACTCATTGGACAGCCCAAAGGGCCACCCAGATGAAAAACCAGAAACTTAA
- the LOC120077933 gene encoding mitogen-activated protein kinase 20 isoform X3, which yields MQTDHRKKNSAELDFFSEYGDANRFKVREVIGKGSYGVVCSAVDTLTNEKVAIKKIHDIFEHVSDAARILREIKLLRLLRHPDIVEIKHIMLPPSRRGFKDIFVVFELMESDLHQVIKANDDLTKEHYQFFLYQLLRALKYIHTANVYHRDLKPKNILANANCKLKICDFGLARVAFSDTPTTIFWTDYVATRWYRAPELCGSFFSKYTPAIDIWSIGCIFAEVLTGKPLFPGKNIVHQLDLMTDLLGTPSLDTISRVRNEKARRYLTSMRKKQPIPFSQKFPNADPLALQLLQRLLAFDPKDRPTAEEALTDPYFKGLAKVEREPSCQPISKVEFEFERRKVTKDDIRELIFLEILEYHPQLLKDYLNGTERSNFLYPSVLDQFKKQFAHLEDNGGKSGPVYPLERKHASLPRSSVQSNTIPPKATSNIVPFNDRYAPTGSFSSQHYRDPAAQRISAAQAWKNFRPSHAI from the exons ATGCAGACTGATCATCGTAAGAAG AATTCTGCAGAATTGGACTTTTTCTCTGAATACGGTGATGCCAATAGATTCAAAGTCCGGGAAGTTATTGGAAAGGGGAGTTATGGTGTGGTTTGTTCAGCTGTTGACACTCTCACTAATGAAAAAGTGGCAATAAAGAAGATACATGATATTTTTGAACATGTATCTGATGCTGCCCGGATTCTTCGTGAGATAAAGTTGCTCAGGCTTCTACGTCATCCCGATATTGTGGAAATTAAACACATTATGTTACCACCTTCTCGTAGGGGGTTCAAAGATATTTTTGTTGTGTTTGAGTTGATGGAATCAGATTTGCATCAAGTCATCAAGGCCAATGATGATTTAACAAAAGAGCACTATCAATTTTTCCTCTACCAGTTACTTCGTGCACTGAAATATATTCACACAG CAAATGTCTACCATCGGGATTTAAAACCAAAGAATATATTGGCAAATGCCAATTGCAAACTCAAAATCTGTGATTTTGGATTGGCTAGAGTTGCTTTCAGCGACACCCCAACAACAATATTTTGGACG GACTATGTTGCTACTAGATGGTATAGGGCTCCAGAGCTATGTGGTTCTTTCTTCTCTAAG TATACTCCTGCCATTGACATTTGGAGTATTGGCTGCATATTTGCTGAAGTACTGACCGGAAAACCACTATTTCCCGGTAAAAATATTGTTCATCAGCTTGATTTGATGACAGATCTCCTTGGAACGCCTTCCTTAGATACCATTTCTCGG GTAAGAAATGAAAAGGCCAGGAGGTACTTAACTAGTATGAGGAAGAAGCAGCCCATACCCTTTTCACAGAAGTTCCCTAATGCTGATCCTTTAGCCCTGCAATTACTACAACGATTGCTTGCCTTTGATCCAAAGGATCGACCTACTGCTGAAGAG GCATTGACAGATCCTTACTTTAAGGGGCTGGCAAAAGTTGAGAGGGAACCTTCTTGCCAGCCAATCTCAAAGGTGGAGTTTGAATTTGAGAGGAGAAAGGTCACAAAGGATGACATTCGTGAGCTGATATTCCTCGAGATACTCGAATACCATCCTCAACTGCTGAAAGACTACTTAAATGGAACTGAGAGATCGAATTTTCTTTATCCAAG TGTACTAGATCAGTTCAAAAAGCAATTTGCTCATCTTGAAGATAATGGAGGGAAAAGTGGACCAGTTTATCCTCTAGAGAGAAAACATGCATCTCTTCCTAG GTCTTCAGTACAGTCAAATACCATTCCTCCTAAAGCAACATCAAATATTGTTCCCTTTAACGACCGATATGCGCCAACAGGTTCGTTCAGCAGTCAGCATTACAGAGATCCAGCAGCACAGAGGATTTCTGCTGCTCAAG CCTGGAAGAATTTCAGGCCCAGTCATGCCATATGA